The genomic region GGAAAAATTTTTAAGAAAGCTAAGCCCATTTAATCGCATAAAATTTAACTTTGAAGGAAAAAATGATAGCTCTTTTAAAAGCTCAAATGCTTCAAATCCAAACTCATCACTCTTTATCAAACGCTCATCAAACTCATCTAAACTAAGTTTATCAGGGCTTAACTTTATCTCTTGATCGCTATCTTCAAAACTTATTGTAATAAATTTCAAGTAATTTTTTAGCCACATTAAGAGCGTAGAAGAGAAGTAAACATTATCTCCAAGATATAAATTTAAAAAGTCTATATCGAGTTCTTTAGTGCTAAGCTCGTCCTTTGTAACGCTTATATTTAAATTTAGAAGATAATCACTCTTATTGTTTGACATAAAAGCTTTTGTTATCTTTAAGGGAAGCAAATTTATGTCAAAGATTGTTTGAAATTTGCACGTTATGCCATTGATCTGCTTTGACTCGACTATACTTCCTTTTGGTATAAATTCTTTTGTCCCAGAGAAGTCATCTCTTAAGGTAAATTCTTGCATACAAACTGATGGAAAAGGATTTGTATAGCTTGGCATTAATATATTTACTAAAGACTCAGCGATTAGTGGGATATTTTCATCTAGTTCTTGCCTGATCCTAGATGTTAAAATAGCCATATTTTCTATTATGCTCTCAACATCAGGATCTTTGCTTTTAGTATCTAAAAAGGGCGCTACTTTTGGAAAATTTTTAATAAAAAGGGCTCTTGTTTCATCAAGATATGCCATTTCTTTTTGAAAATAAGCTAGATTATTTTCATTATAATCCATTATAAAATCTCACAATATCTATTGTTTTTAAAAATAACTTTTAGCAAATACTCTTTGAAATTATCATTTTTATGCTTGTAATTTATATTAAAGATGATACGCCAAGGCTTTAGTGAGTCATCGTATCCGATAGATGTTACTTCTATTCTATTCTCATTTGAGGTGATTAGTTCATATATTGCCATACCAAGTTTATGACCAAGCTCATTTATTTCAACACCCATCGACCAAAGATCGATAATACTATCGTTTAATCGGCCGTAGTTACCAATTCTAGAGTTTAAGATAGTATCAATGTGATCTTTTATGTCGCTGTCTAGATCTTTAAAATATGGACGTAGTTTTGATTCGTCACTAAATTCATATAAAATTTTATCTATCAGCGACATAGCAAGCTTACTCTTTGTCTAGTTTTCCGACTAAAGAAAGCTCGAAATTTGCTCCCATAAATTTAAAGTGAGGTCTAGCCAAAAGCTCTATTTTATACCATCCAGGCTCGCCGGCTATATCGCTAACGATTACTTTTGCGCTTCTAAACGGTCTTCTACTTCTAACATCTGCTGGTGGATTTTCCTGATCTGAGATGTATTGTCTTAGCCATTCATTTAAGCCGCGCTCAACATCACTACGCTCTTTCCATGTACCTATCTCTTCTCTTTGAAGCACTTTTAGATAATGAGCCAAACGAGAGATCAAAAATACATAAGGTAGTTGAGTTCCGAGTCTGAAATTTGTCTCAGCAGCTTTACCTTCTGGAGTATTTGGGAAAATTTTAGGCTTTAACGCAGAGTTTGCTGAGAAAAATGCAGCGTTATTGCTATCTCTTCTTAAAGTAAGAGCGATAAATCCATTTTCTGAAAGTTCAAATTCTCTTCTATCTGTGATCAAAACTTCTGTCGGAATTTTTGTTTGAATGCTTCCATAATTTTCATAAGTATAAGTTGGAAGATCCTTTACAGCACCGCCACCTTTTGGCCCAATAATATTGCCGCACCATCTATAATCAGCAAAACTATCTGTAAGCCTTGTAGCAAACGCATAAGCTCCATTGCCCCAAAGCATATCATCGTGATTATTTACAGTTTCTCTATAATTAAAGCTCTTTATAGGGTTATCTTCTGGCACATAAGGAGATCTTGTAAGAAATCTATTTACCATACATCCTGTGTATTTTGCATCTTCATTTTCCCTAAAAGTTCTCCATCTTGTATATTGTGGGCCTTCTAGCATGCTTTTTAGATCTTTTATATTTTCAAGCTCACCAAAATTATCAAGTCCAAAAAATTTAGCAGAAAGAGATGTAAGAAGTGGTGAATGGCTCATTGCAGCAATTGATGACATTTTATTTAAAAAAGTCATATCTTGATTTGATTTATCTAGCTCATAATCGGCCACTATCGCACCAACTGGCTCACCACCAAATTGTCCATATTCAGCTGAATAAATTTGTTTATAAAGTGTACTTTGAGTTATATCTAGGTTGTTTTCAAAATCATCTAAAATTTCTTCTTTTGTAGCGTCTAAAAGATCAATTTTTACATTTTCATTAAAATTTGTTCTCTCGACCAAAAACCTAATTCCACGCCAAGTTGATTCTAGCTCTTGAAAAGATTTATTGTGTAAAATTTCATCCATTTGAGCAGATAAAAGGGTATCAATGTGAGCTATCATCTCATCAAGTGCGAGCTTGTTTATTTTATCTTCAGCATTATTTGTTGTGATTATATTTGAAATAAACTCAGCAACTCCTTGCTTTACAACGCTATAACTCTCGTCATCTTTTGAATATTTACTCCTTTGCATTATGCTTTCAATGATAGGAGTTTTAACTTTAGTTTCAGACATTTTTTATTCCTTATCTTGTTCGTCTTTAATCTCTAAAAGAAGTTGTTTTCTACTATCTTCATCTTTTATAGCTTCTAAAACCGCTTTTCTAAAATCAGGCATATTGCCCATAGGACCTTTTAATGCAACTAAAGCTTTTCTAAGCTGTAAAAGTTTTTTTAGCTCAGGAATTTGATTTATAATATTATCTGGATTAAAATCATGGATGCTTTCAAAATCAAGGTCAATATTTAAGTCTTCATTATTAGAATTTAGCTTGTTTTTTACAGAGAAATTTGTATGAATATCTAAGCTTTTCATAACCTGATCAAAATTTATTTTATTGATAGAAATCACTTCACGATCTTCAAGTGGAGTTTGGTTTTCACCAGTTAAATTTGCAACTACCATAAGTTTTAATGGAAGCTCTACATCAGCCTCTTGGTCATTTGTCTTAGTTTTATAAACTATATTTATGCGTTCTTTTGGTGGGATTAGATTATCTGCCATAGTAACATCCTTTTTTCATAAATGATTTAAGAATTATATTTAAATAAAATTAAAGGTGATTTAAAAAAACATATTTTATCACACAAATGTTTTTGCCTTTATATATATGTCTGATAAATAATCTTTAAGCTCGGTATTTTCTATAAAATTAACTATTTGTGCATAGGTAGCTTTTGCATTATTATTCATGCCTTGTGCAGTAAAAATTTTTGATAATTCAAGCATAAAATTAAGCTCGCTTTGAGCACTTGAAGCATGCTTACTTTTGTCTAGTTCTTTTATTAGATCTTCAAAGTTCATATCTTTTTTACTATCACCGCTGGAAGTAAATTCCAAAGAGTTACTTTTAATAAAAAATTTGCTTATATCTTCGCTAAAAAAAGCTTCCCCGCTTTGAAATTTGAGCTTTTTTATATCTGGAAATTTATCAATAAAATTTAAAACCATATCACAAACAAGATCGCTTTGCCTTGCAAGTCCAGCACTATTTAAAAACTCGCAAAATATCTTAATGCCTTCTATCCAAAATGGATTAAGTGCTAAATTTCTTATAAATTTTTCTAAATTATCAAGATTTAGTTCGTTACTTTTTTTTAAAAACATAATTAGATTTTCATCAGGATAACGTATCTGAGTTATTTGATCGCTACTTGATGGAAGCGCCTTTATTCTGCCCCACATTGCTTCAAAAATTAAAGCATAAGCATTAAAATTTTTAATATCACTCTTTAAAAGCATTAGTGATAAATTTATAAAATATTCTCTAAATTCTCTATCATTAAATATACTAATGTCATTGCCGCTAAACGAAACGCTTTGATGATAAAGTGGCTCAGTTTTAGTAATTACTTTTGGCTCTTTAGCTTTTAAAATTTCTTCTTTTTTTTCTTCTATATAAAGCGTATCAAAATGTGTGCCAAGCTCTTGCGAAAGCTCAGGCACAAGGTCATTAAACGCTTTTGCGTCAGCTTGATCCAAAGCTTTATCATTAGCTTGCGTAAAAAGCTCTATTGTTTGAGCTATTATCTTTTTTTTGGCAGGTAGTTGTTTTTCGTTTTTTGTAAGTGAATTTGGCTCTTTTTTTAAAATAGATAAAAAAAAGGCAAAGACTTTTATAAGTGTATTAAAAGCCTCTTTATCGTTTAAATTTATAGCAGAAATCGCTAAAAAATTTAAAAGCTTAGCATCAAGACTAAACTCACTTAACGCTTTTAAAGATGAGCTAAATACATAATCCCACTTTATGCTATCATGCATCAAAGTTTTATACTTTGACATTTCATCAGTTAAACTAATATAAAGCTCATTCTCTAAAAAATCTTCATTAAATTTATTACAAAAATTATCTTGCACTTACTTATTATCCATAAAATTCTCTATCTTATTATTTAGGATGCTATCGTTTCTGATATTGTTTTGATCCATAGAATATGTACTATATAAAAATGCAGCTGCAATCATGGCAATAGCTAGCAAAATGAAATAAAATTTTAAGCGCTTTAGTGAAAATACCTCAAGAAAGCTTTTCTTTGTCTGTTTTAAGTAACTCTTTTCAAATACATTTTCATCGGCCTTTATGAGCGGAGAAACGGCCGCAGCTATATTTTCACAAAGATAAGAAATTTTTTCATTGCAATCTTCTTGGGTTTCATATTTTCCTTTATAACCAAGCACCAAACAAGCATATATAAATTCTAAGAAATCTTTGTTTTTACCAACATTTTCAAACCACTTATCCATAATGCCAAAGAATTTATTTCCACCTAGATTTTCATTAAAAAATCTTGTTGTCAGGGTATTATTGGCCCAAAAGCTGTTCATAAAAATTTCATTTTTTAGTAAGCTCTCATCTATAAAAACACAAAGGCAATATCTAAGTCTAATGATATCGTCTTCCTCGTAAATGCCTAGATTTGATATCTTTGAAGTAGTGCTTAAGATATCATTTATCAATTTTTCACGTAAATTTGCCATTTCGCTTTGTGAAAAATTTTGTAATTTTGAAACCCTATTTGCCAAAAGAAGTAATGGTAACACATGATCTAGTGCAAGATTTGTGCCAAGACCCAAAAGATTTGTTTGACTTAAAACTGAGGTTTCATTTTGATTTTCGTTCATTTTTATCCTTATAATAAAGCCCACATTTTAATGTCAGCATTCGGTAAATTTGCTGTTATATAAACGCTAATCACATTTTGATTTGCAAAGCTTTTAAAAATTTCATCTTTTTTGTCTATCTTGTAATAGATATAATCGTTTAACTTTGGTAAAGTACTAGGAACAACAGAAATTTGCTCTACGTTTATACCTCTTAACTGTGAAGAAACTATGCCTTTTATATTTGATTGAGTATGGATTTTGCATTGCTCTTTGAAATTTTTAAGAAGATACTCATTTTTCGTATCACTGTGAATAGCAAAATAAATTTCTGAGTTTTCAATAATGCTTGGATTATCAAAAATACAGTCATAAAAGCCGTGATTGTTTTTAACAATTTGCGCCATTATATATTTTGGAGATAAGATATGTGAGAACAAAAGTCTTAGATTATTTATCAAAGGCACAAAAGTTTGAGTTAGATTATTGTGATCGTAGGCTATAAATTCGCTAAAACTATTATCGTGACTAAGTGCTAACAAATCAGCCTGAAAATCAACTAATTTTTCATACAAATACTCTGGGTGAAATTTATCTTTCTTTAACAAATAAGAGAATATTAAATGCCATTTTTTTAGCATATTTAGTGTTAAATATGTTGAAAAATCAAGTCTATTTTTAGCTTGATCAACACCTCCTAGCAACCCAAAATAACTCTCTTGATGTTGCTTTATAGCAAAGCTAAGCTCCTCTATAAAATTTGTTATGAAGGTGTTTTTACTGATGTCAATACAAGTTGGAATAAATTTTTCGTCAAGCGTTATTTGTTTATTTAGGTCTATATTTTTTATTTTACAAATTGGTATGCTAAGCTCGTAAGGCATCTTTGAGCCAAATACTCCAAGAGATGATCTTTGGCTTGCTAGGATTAGACTTTCTTTATCTTGTGTAAAGGCCGAAGATAGCTCAAAATCATCTTTATCATCTAGCTCATTTAATATATCATTGTTAGCTTCATCATGCACTCTTGAGCTAATAAGTGCTTGCTTGGCTGTAAATTTTAAATTTGGTAAATTATTTTGCAAGCTAATATCGACCAAGCCTGAGCTAATAGGTAGTTTTAACACTATAATGGCTGAGTTTAGTTCACTTGGGCTTATCTCAAGTGGCTCTGGTAATTCATCTTGATCTGGTGCGTTGAAAATCGTGCCATCTTGAGAGATACAAGAAATTTTAGTTAGCCCTATTTTGCCTTGAAGCAAAAGATCGCTTGAAATTTCTAAATTTAAAATACCGTATAAATTTGAAAAAGAAGAGATAGTTTTTAGGTTTAAATTTCTCTCAAAATATCTTTCTTGCTGCTCGAAATGAACCTTATCAACGTTCATTCCGTTATACCAAACGACTTTTAGCTTTTCAGACATTTTATTTGCTTGCTTGTATTTTAGAGCTACTAGCGTCTAAAACATTTACGCCATTTTTTGTTATTTCAAAAACTATATTTTTTTCTTTTATCTCTTTTGTAGCTTTATAAGCCTTGATATTTGTCTTGCTCTGATCGGCATAAAGTACCAAAATACCGACATACGGAACCTCGTCAGGATATACATTTGTAAAAGCATATCTATTTGTATTTGGCTGAATTTGTGTTTTTATAGAGTCAATCTTGTCATAGCCTAGTATTTCACCATTTCTCTCGGCTAGATCGATAATGCTAGCTTCTTTAAATTTAGCCACATCTCTTAATTTATAAGCTATGATAGTTATAGGAACATTATCACCATGATAGTTCAAATTTGAATTTGGCATATTGCTTATAATAAGATCTTTTGCACATCCTGTAAGAAATAGCATAAATACTAAAAAAGATAGAAATTTAAATATTTTTTTCATGAGTTCCTTTACCTGATTTTAATAATATTATTTTTGCGTAATTATATCTAAAAAATTTAGATGATGCTCATTTTAAAATTAATGTTCTTAAACAAAACTTTTATATCTGTTCTTATTCTTTTTTATCGTTTTTATTATATTTATTGATCATACTATCTACAGCCACCTGTGTTATTTCCAGTAAGTATACTTGCTCCAGCTTCAGCCGCAGTCCTTATCCTACTCGCCCACTTTTATGTTTACCCTCTTGTGGCGTTGTAAAGAAACCAAAATACAAAAACTAAAAAAGAGTGAATTAACGCGACACCACCTCTTTCTATTTCCATTTTTTGTATATATTCTTTTTTAAAATCGCTCTTTTTTATACCGTTTTTTATCATAAAACATACATTGGCAAATATTAGCAACACAGTCATGGCATCAATATAGTTTTCCCCAAAGAGAAGTTTTAGGATTACTATAAAGCCGATACATAGTATGCTACCAAAAAATATAATTAGAAATTTTTTTATTTTTACTATTATCCCACTGTTTGTTTTTAAAAAAATCTTATATAAATTAGCACTAACCAAATTAAAATAATTACGATAGTATAAAATAATGCTACGCTGCCGTATTTTATCTCTATATTTTCTAGGTTCTTTTTTGTAAGGTCGCTTTTTTTAATATCGTTTTTTATTGCAAAAAAACCATAAAAACATACCAAGATAAAGCCCATCGCATCTATATAATAAATTTCTCCAAAAAAGTATTTTAATAGCTTTACAAATAGCAGCGCTACGACACATATTGCTATAACGCCGCTGAATACTATCGTAAATTTCTTCATTTTTTATTATCCATATCTGACTGTATTACGCCGCCCACCAGTCCGGTACCTACTTCAAATATGGTCTTATAGTTACCATCTTTGCCTCTTGGTATCTTCTCGCCCAGTTTTCCTGAACCGCTTGTAACAAATCCAGTAAATCCTCCAATAGCAGTTTTTAAAATAATTCTTTCTCCATCTATATCTTTTGAAAGATCGGTTGCTT from Campylobacter concisus harbors:
- the tssB gene encoding type VI secretion system contractile sheath small subunit, translating into MADNLIPPKERINIVYKTKTNDQEADVELPLKLMVVANLTGENQTPLEDREVISINKINFDQVMKSLDIHTNFSVKNKLNSNNEDLNIDLDFESIHDFNPDNIINQIPELKKLLQLRKALVALKGPMGNMPDFRKAVLEAIKDEDSRKQLLLEIKDEQDKE
- the icmH gene encoding type IVB secretion system protein IcmH/DotU, with the translated sequence MNENQNETSVLSQTNLLGLGTNLALDHVLPLLLLANRVSKLQNFSQSEMANLREKLINDILSTTSKISNLGIYEEDDIIRLRYCLCVFIDESLLKNEIFMNSFWANNTLTTRFFNENLGGNKFFGIMDKWFENVGKNKDFLEFIYACLVLGYKGKYETQEDCNEKISYLCENIAAAVSPLIKADENVFEKSYLKQTKKSFLEVFSLKRLKFYFILLAIAMIAAAFLYSTYSMDQNNIRNDSILNNKIENFMDNK
- the tssJ gene encoding type VI secretion system lipoprotein TssJ yields the protein MKKIFKFLSFLVFMLFLTGCAKDLIISNMPNSNLNYHGDNVPITIIAYKLRDVAKFKEASIIDLAERNGEILGYDKIDSIKTQIQPNTNRYAFTNVYPDEVPYVGILVLYADQSKTNIKAYKATKEIKEKNIVFEITKNGVNVLDASSSKIQASK
- a CDS encoding type VI secretion system domain-containing protein, producing MQDNFCNKFNEDFLENELYISLTDEMSKYKTLMHDSIKWDYVFSSSLKALSEFSLDAKLLNFLAISAINLNDKEAFNTLIKVFAFFLSILKKEPNSLTKNEKQLPAKKKIIAQTIELFTQANDKALDQADAKAFNDLVPELSQELGTHFDTLYIEEKKEEILKAKEPKVITKTEPLYHQSVSFSGNDISIFNDREFREYFINLSLMLLKSDIKNFNAYALIFEAMWGRIKALPSSSDQITQIRYPDENLIMFLKKSNELNLDNLEKFIRNLALNPFWIEGIKIFCEFLNSAGLARQSDLVCDMVLNFIDKFPDIKKLKFQSGEAFFSEDISKFFIKSNSLEFTSSGDSKKDMNFEDLIKELDKSKHASSAQSELNFMLELSKIFTAQGMNNNAKATYAQIVNFIENTELKDYLSDIYIKAKTFV
- the tssK gene encoding type VI secretion system baseplate subunit TssK is translated as MSEKLKVVWYNGMNVDKVHFEQQERYFERNLNLKTISSFSNLYGILNLEISSDLLLQGKIGLTKISCISQDGTIFNAPDQDELPEPLEISPSELNSAIIVLKLPISSGLVDISLQNNLPNLKFTAKQALISSRVHDEANNDILNELDDKDDFELSSAFTQDKESLILASQRSSLGVFGSKMPYELSIPICKIKNIDLNKQITLDEKFIPTCIDISKNTFITNFIEELSFAIKQHQESYFGLLGGVDQAKNRLDFSTYLTLNMLKKWHLIFSYLLKKDKFHPEYLYEKLVDFQADLLALSHDNSFSEFIAYDHNNLTQTFVPLINNLRLLFSHILSPKYIMAQIVKNNHGFYDCIFDNPSIIENSEIYFAIHSDTKNEYLLKNFKEQCKIHTQSNIKGIVSSQLRGINVEQISVVPSTLPKLNDYIYYKIDKKDEIFKSFANQNVISVYITANLPNADIKMWALL
- the tssC gene encoding type VI secretion system contractile sheath large subunit translates to MSETKVKTPIIESIMQRSKYSKDDESYSVVKQGVAEFISNIITTNNAEDKINKLALDEMIAHIDTLLSAQMDEILHNKSFQELESTWRGIRFLVERTNFNENVKIDLLDATKEEILDDFENNLDITQSTLYKQIYSAEYGQFGGEPVGAIVADYELDKSNQDMTFLNKMSSIAAMSHSPLLTSLSAKFFGLDNFGELENIKDLKSMLEGPQYTRWRTFRENEDAKYTGCMVNRFLTRSPYVPEDNPIKSFNYRETVNNHDDMLWGNGAYAFATRLTDSFADYRWCGNIIGPKGGGAVKDLPTYTYENYGSIQTKIPTEVLITDRREFELSENGFIALTLRRDSNNAAFFSANSALKPKIFPNTPEGKAAETNFRLGTQLPYVFLISRLAHYLKVLQREEIGTWKERSDVERGLNEWLRQYISDQENPPADVRSRRPFRSAKVIVSDIAGEPGWYKIELLARPHFKFMGANFELSLVGKLDKE